The Rattus rattus isolate New Zealand chromosome 1, Rrattus_CSIRO_v1, whole genome shotgun sequence genome includes a region encoding these proteins:
- the Zbtb8b gene encoding zinc finger and BTB domain-containing protein 8B, which yields MKGGVSVRSARWRRLEPGARAPGPSRAAAAGGEMEAQTYSAKLLGELNEQRKRDFFCDCSIIVEGRIFKAHRNILFANSGYFRALLIHYIQDSGRHSTASLDIVTSDAFSTILDFLYSGKLDLCGENVIEVMSAASYLQMNDVVNFCKTYIRSSLDICRKMEKEAAVAAAVAVAAAAAAAHQIDSESPSSVLEGTSCGTKSFVSSPVDGEGSLDCTRSSCDDCHPLELVAKDSQSSGASDSDLCIVPRRVEPKVEFDVARVEVETDEQLQQYAAPLAHAEEVLPSNQALDLTYSSYHVKQFLEALLRNGAVQSRDDMDHPFSRGLEGRLEGPGVAVNSVMDVQNDWYREDSGDVLVVPIKLHKCPFCPYTAKQKGILKRHIRSHTGERPYPCETCGKRFTRQEHLRSHALSVHRSSRPIICKGCRRTFTSHLSQGLRRFGLCDSCTCVTDPHDDDDDLMPVNLSLVEASSESHEKSDTDDWPIYIESGEENDPAAEDSDDKPYIRPTLAAPEMLT from the exons ATGAAAGGGGGCGTGTCAGTACGCTCAGCTCGCTGGAGGAGGCTGGAACCCGGTGCCAG AGCTCCAGGCCCCTCCAGAGCAGCAGCGGCTGGTGGAGAAATGGAGGCACAGACCTATAGCGCCAAGCTCTTGGGGGAGTTGAATGAGCAGCGGAAACGAGACTTTTTCTGTGACTGCAGCATCATCGTGGAAGGGCGCATCTTCAAGGCGCACAGGAACATTCTGTTCGCTAACAGTGGCTACTTCCGCGCCCTGCTGATCCACTACATCCAGGACAGCGGGCGACACAGCACAGCCTCCTTGGACATCGTCACCTCCGACGCCTTCTCCACCATCCTAGATTTCCTCTACTCGGGGAAGTTGGATCTGTGTGGCGAGAACGTGATTGAAGTCATGTCAGCGGCCAGCTACCTGCAGATGAATGACGTGGTCAACTTCTGCAAGACGTACATCAGGTCATCCCTGGACATTTGcagaaagatggagaaggaggcCGCTGTGGCTGCAGCAGTGGCGGTGGCCGCCGCGGCAGCCGCGGCTCATCAGATAGACAGCGAAAGTCCAAGTTCAGTGCTGGAGGGGACTTCCTGTGGCACCAAGAGCTTTGTCTCCTCCCCAGTAGATGGAGAAGGGAGTCTGGACTGTACAAGATCATCTTGTGATGACTGCCATCCCCTAGAACTGGTGGCTAAAGACAGCCAGAGCTCTGGGGCCTCCGACAGTGACCTTTGTATCGTTCCCAGAAGGGTTGAACCTAAGGTGGAGTTCGACGTTGCCAGAGTGGAGGTGGAGACTGACGAACAGCTACAGCAGTACGCCGCCCCATTGGCCCATGCGGAGGAAGTCCTGCCCAGTAACCAGGCCTTGGATTTGACTTACAGCAGCTACCACGTGAAGCAGTTCCTGGAGGCTCTCCTACGCAATGGTGCTGTCCAGAGCAGAGATGACATGGATCATCCTTTTTCTCGTGGCTTGGAGGGAAGACTGGAAGGTCCAGGGGTGGCCGTGAATTCGGTGATGGACGTTCAGAACGACTGGTATAGAGAGGACTCAG GTGACGTGCTGGTGGTCCCCATCAAGCTCCACAAGTGTCCTTTCTGCCCTTACACTGCCAAGCAGAAGGGCATCCTCAAGCGGCACATCCGGTCGCACACTGGCGAACGGCCTTACCCCTGCGAGACCTGCGGCAAGAGGTTCACGAGGCAGGAGCACCTTCGGAGCCACGCCCTGAGC GTCCACAGATCCAGCCGCCCAATTATCTGCAAAGGCTGTCGGAGGACCTTTACGAGCCACCTGTCCCAGGGGCTGCGGCGTTTCGGGCTGTGCGACAGCTGCACCTGTGTCACAGACCCtcacgacgacgatgacgacctGATGCCCGTCAACCTTAGCCTGGTGGAGGCGTCTTCCGAAAGCCACGAGAAGAGTGACACCGACGACTGGCCCATCTACATAGAGTCCGGCGAGGAGAACGACCCAGCTGCGGAGGATTCTGACGACAAGCCGTACATCCGGCCCACCTTAGCAGCCCCTGAGATGCTTACCTAG